A single window of Mugil cephalus isolate CIBA_MC_2020 chromosome 1, CIBA_Mcephalus_1.1, whole genome shotgun sequence DNA harbors:
- the pcsk1nl gene encoding proprotein convertase subtilisin/kexin type 1 inhibitor, like: MLPYEDQMMSYPGAQGGGGANSLYYQSDGWRGRGLDQALQRLVERDQRREQEEEQRGAYLAALLRLLSEAESAGLVGPGDVEVVEEEDEEEDQGSPGDFRDPAPPDYDETGRAMSMGRPPAAWWGLVEPQLAEALLNRMEPQLAQTLLERARQDRLQDTGRVSPGLRDQETLRQLVARILSSMDGPMVMSSGRRARRDLSIKASEPAQRRRRRRSLDDVPPPSPSNDPPLLRVKRLEDPEEEEEEEEQEERLRPQTTGLQRMKRVDVVATSDMEELNHGSRRRRRRALNYDPQILIDQILEYMRE, from the exons ATGCTGCCCTATGAGGACCAAATGATGTCGTATCCTGGCGCTCAGGGAGGAGGCGGGGCTAACAGCTTGTACTACCAATCAGATggctggagggggaggggcttggACCAGGCTCTGCAGCGATTGGTGGAGAGAGACCagaggagggagcaggaggaggagcaaagaGGAG CATACCTGGCCGCTTTGCTCCGCCTCCTGAGCGAGGCAGAGAGTGCCGGGTTGGTCGGTCCGGGCGATGTGGAGGTggtcgaggaggaggacgaggaggaggatcaggGGTCCCCGGGGGACTTCCGGGACCCGGCCCCCCCAGACTACGATGAGACGGGGCGGGCGATGAGCATGGGGAGGCCCCCGGCCGCCTGGTGGGGCCTGGTGGAGCCCCAGCTGGCTGAGGCCCTGCTCAACAG GATGGAGCCTCAGCTGGCGCAGACTCTGCTGGAGAGAGCGAGACAGGACAGACTTCAGGACACAGGACGAGTCTCTCCAGGGCTGAGAGACCAGGAGACACTGAG GCAACTGGTTGCTAGGATACTGTCCAGCATGGACGGCCCCATGGTGATGTCATCCGGCCGCAGAGCGAGGAgggacctgtcaatcaaagcgtCCGAACCGGcccaaaggaggaggagacgccgTTCCCTTGACGACGTGCCCCCTCCGTCGCCTAGCAACGACCCACCCCTCCTCAGGGTGAAGAGGCTGGAGGAtcctgaggaggaagaggaggaggaggagcaagaggagagaCTCCGCCCCCAAACTACCGGGCTGCAGAGGATGAAACGCGTCGACGTCGTGGCGACCAGCGACATGGAAGAACTGAATCATGGGAGTCGTAGGCGCCGTAGGAGAGCCCTGAACTACGACCCCCAAATATTGATCGATCAGATTCTGGAGTACATgagggagtga
- the LOC125009758 gene encoding synaptophysin-like, whose product MDVVNQLVAQGQFRILKLPLGFIKVLQWFFSIFAFSTCGSYSGMFKVSVECKNRTYSDLSIEVEFEYPFRLHQVHFNAPNCKDGATEPCFLVGDYSSSAEFFVTIGVFAFLYSTAALSIYVFFFDKYKENNKGPLIDLGVTGVFAFMWLVSAAAWAKGLSDVKTATDPDKVITQIPACDEESNRCGEVHDPVMSGLNTSVAFGFINLVLWVGNLWFVFKETGIIAPFMRAPPPQEKPAAPDAYGQQGAYEQDPYASNQGGYQPDYSQQGYNQEPEYGQQGAPTSFSNQM is encoded by the exons ATGGACGTCGTAAATCAG ctgGTGGCCCAGGGTCAGTTCAGGATCCTGAAGCTTCCTCTGGGCTTCATCAAGGTCTTACAGTGG ttcttctccatctttgcaTTCTCCACCTGTGGGAGTTATTCTGGGATGTTTAAGGTGTCGGTGGAGTGTAAGAACCGGACGTACAGTGACCTGAGCATCGAGGTGGAGTTTGAGTATCCGTTCAG actccaCCAGGTGCACTTCAACGCCCCCAACTGTAAGGACGGGGCCACGGAGCCCTGCTTCCTGGTTGGCGACTACTCTTCCTCGGCTGAGTTCTTCGTCACCATCGGAGTCTTCGCCTTCCTCTACTCGACGGCGGCCCTCAGCATCTATGTCTTCTTCTTTGACAAGTACAAGGAGAACAACAAGGGCCCGTTGATC gaccTGGGTGTGACCGGCGTGTTCGCCTTCATGTGGCTGGTGAGCGCGGCGGCTTGGGCCAAAGGTCTGTCCGACGTGAAGACGGCGACCGACCCGGACAAGGTCATCACTCAGATCCCCGCCTGTGACGAGGAGTCCAACCGCTGCGGCGAAGTCCACGACCCGGTGATGTCTGGACTCAACACCTCCGTG GCGTTCGGATTCATCAACCTGGTCCTGTGGGTGGGAAACCTCTGGTTCGTGTTCAAAGAGACGGGCATCATCGCTCCCTTCATGCGGGCTCCGCCTCCTCAGGAGAAGCCGGCTGCACCCGATGCCTATGGCCAGCAGGGAGCCTACGAACAGGACCCGTACGCTAGCAACCAGGGAGGCTACCAGCCCGACTACAGCCAGCAAGGATACAACCAG GAGCCGGAGTatggccagcagggggcgcccACCTCCTTCTCCAATCAGATGTGA